A genomic region of Papaver somniferum cultivar HN1 chromosome 7, ASM357369v1, whole genome shotgun sequence contains the following coding sequences:
- the LOC113297557 gene encoding pre-mRNA-splicing factor syf2-like: MAEGSRVHPDCRNASNPYHECVEFCFLRIAEVKERLERSQSELKQAGSHTHQDKDLDDQGISQEEHADKDDDDHPAEENVEVDYASLSERQKKLFNLRLKMNEARKANQTAMVAEKKKIEAPQETRGISKQKWMEDRKKKIGKLLDSNGLDMTKAYMLDTQEAAEAKYKKWEKEPAPFGWDVFNQKTLYNAYKKRTKNIDCNLEEYNKMKEADLEFYREASSLQYGKTPKISEDKIDKMVKELNDRDGKRKEFSRRRKFHEEKDIDSINDRNEHFNKKIERALGKYTLEIKNNLERGTALPD, encoded by the exons ATGGCGGAAGGTAGTAGAGTTCATCCTGATTGTAGAAACGCATCAAATCCTTATCACGAATGTGTTGAGTTTTGCTTTCTTAGAATCGCTGAAGTGAAGGAACGATTAGAACGATCACAATCAG AGCTTAAACAAGCTGGTAGCCATACCCATCAGGACAAGGATCTTGATGACCAGGGAATCAGTCAGGAAGAACATGCTGACAAGGATGATGATGATCATCCCGCTGAGGAAAATGTTGAGGTAGATTATGCCAGCCTCAGCGAAAGGCAGAAAAAGTTGTTCAACCTGAGGCTAAAGATG AATGAGGCAAGAAAAGCAAACCAGACTGCCATGGTAGCTGAGAAGAAGAAAATCGAAGCTCCTCAGGAGACGAGGGGTATTTCTAAACAAAAATGGATGGAGGATAGgaagaaaaaaattggaaaaCTACTAGATTCTAATGGCTTGGATATGACAAAGGCATACATGCTTGATACACAGGAGGCGGCAGAGGCGAAATATAAAAAGTGGGAAAAGGAACCTGCTCCTTTTGGTTGGGATG TTTTCAACCAGAAAACGTTGTATAATGCTTATAAGAAGCGTACGAAAAACATAGACTGCAACCTAGAAGAATATAATAAGATGAAAGAAGCTGATCTGGAGTTCTACCGTGAGGCTTCCAGTCTTCAATACGGGAAG ACACCAAAAATCTCGGAGGATAAAATTGACAAGATGGTGAAGGAGCTCAATGACAGGGATGGCAAGCGCAAAGAATTTAGCAGGAGGAGGAAATTCCATGAAGAGAAAGATATTGATTCTATCAATGACCGTAATGAGCATTTCAACAAGAAAATTGAGAGAGCCTTGGGTAAATACACGTTGGAAATCAAGAATAATCTTGAGCGAGGAACGGCTCTGCCAGACTAA